Proteins from one Longimicrobium terrae genomic window:
- the kduD gene encoding 2-dehydro-3-deoxy-D-gluconate 5-dehydrogenase KduD, whose translation MSGLFSLEGRRAMVTGASRGLGRAMAVALAEAGADVVCASSQRGGTDETAAAIRAAGRQAWQVEADLADRDAVLAMADDAVSQAGRIDILINNGGTIRRHPAAEYPMEAWDAVLRTNLDSVFLLSQRLGAGMIERGSGKIINIASLLSFSGGITVPAYTASKHAVAGLTRALANEWAKHGVQVNAIAPGYFRTDNTQRLQDDPERSRDISARIPAGRWGESEDMAGAAVFLASRASDYVNGHVLVVDGGWMAR comes from the coding sequence ATGAGCGGGCTGTTTTCCCTGGAGGGCCGGCGCGCGATGGTCACCGGCGCCAGCCGCGGGCTGGGCCGTGCGATGGCCGTGGCGCTGGCCGAGGCGGGCGCGGACGTCGTCTGCGCGAGCAGCCAGCGCGGCGGCACGGACGAGACCGCGGCGGCGATCCGCGCGGCCGGGCGGCAGGCGTGGCAGGTGGAGGCGGACCTGGCGGACCGCGACGCCGTGCTGGCGATGGCGGACGACGCGGTATCGCAGGCGGGGCGCATCGACATCCTGATCAACAACGGCGGCACCATTCGCCGCCACCCCGCGGCGGAGTATCCTATGGAAGCGTGGGACGCGGTGCTGCGCACCAACCTGGATTCCGTCTTTCTGCTCAGCCAGCGGCTGGGTGCGGGGATGATCGAGCGCGGTTCGGGAAAGATCATCAACATCGCCTCGCTCCTGTCGTTCAGCGGCGGAATCACGGTTCCCGCCTACACCGCGAGCAAACACGCCGTCGCCGGCCTCACGCGCGCGCTGGCGAACGAGTGGGCGAAGCACGGCGTGCAGGTGAACGCCATCGCGCCCGGCTACTTCCGCACGGACAACACGCAGCGCCTGCAGGACGATCCGGAGCGCTCGCGCGACATTTCCGCGCGCATCCCGGCGGGGCGCTGGGGCGAGTCGGAGGACATGGCGGGCGCCGCGGTGTTCCTGGCCTCTCGCGCCAGCGACTACGTGAACGGCCACGTCCTCGTGGTCGACGGCGGGTGGATGGCGCGGTAG